Below is a window of Clostridia bacterium DNA.
GTTTGGCGATGAATTCATTGATTTATCCCGTGATATTGATAATCGGTTTATAAAAGCAATAGTTTAATATATCTTTGATTGAATTTACAAAAGGCTATGGATGAAATCCATAGCTTTTTGTATTATATTGCATAGCTTGGGCAAATAATAACTTAGGAAGAAATACAATATTGTGGGAGTGAATACGGTGAAAAGATTATTGTGCTATTTTGCCACTATGCTCCTTGTTCTTGCTATAACTGATTTATGCCTTGGAGGAGAACTGCTTAGGTATAGAGCGGAAGCCCCCTATGGCACATCAGCCAGATTAAGTGGTGTGGAGAATGAGCCGAATAAGCTAAAGGAACAGAAAGAAATATCAGAGGATAATCTAAAGGAGCTAGGCAGGCTTATTGATTCGAAATCCTGCGATTTTGTCAAGGCTGCCTTCAGCAGAGATAAAGAGAAGGTCGATGGTATGCTTATCAGTGATGCTGAATATTTGGTTATGGAGGATAATTCCAGTTATATAAGATATATCTCGGGAGATTTGCATGTAGAGGGCTATATGGCGACTGACAGAAAGCTTGTGCAAGTGAGGCAGAGCTGGTATGTCATAGAGGATGACGGAACAATAACCTCAGGAGTTGAAGTGGCGATAGAAGGAGAAAAATATATTCAGGTATGGTATATTCACTATATGAAGAGTTTAGGGCAGTGGAAAATATTCATGCTGGAAAATGGAGTATAAAGCTTGGCAAATATTATAGGTATAGTAGAATTAACTTATGGGGGTCTGGTAATTATAGTGTTCATTGATGAGTATTAAGGGAGGCGATCCAATGGAAGTATATAGGCTTAAGGATAACGAATTGGTCAAAGCAAACTTTGAAGATATAAGCAGTGATGATAAATCTAAGTACTGGATAATAGCAACCCCTGAAGAGCTGTGTGAGAATAATGGAGTTTTCAAATTCCATAATTCTACCGTGGAAGAGTGTATGAACTCTAAGCAGCATCCAAGGCTGGAGGTTTACGACGAATTCAGTTTTGGCGTGATAAACATTATGGATAAGGATGTGACTGGGGCTGATAAGTTCTGGCTTACCGCAAGAGAATTGAATTTCTATCTCACATCAAAATATTTGATACTAGTGTCCAAGCTTCCGAACAGATTGATTGATAATGTAAAGAAGGAAGTATTTGAGAACGCCAATGCTTCCAATAATTACATAGTCAATTTTTCAAAAATTTTATACATACTTATGCATAGACTGACTTCCATGGATAATATCATACTCAAAGAATTAGAGAGTAGGATAGCTCTGCTGGAGGAGCAGGTGATGGAGGAAGTACGTCGGGATTATACAAAGGAGATAATTGAGCTGAGAAAGCAATTGTTATTCTTGAAAAGGTACTACGAGCCTTTGCTGGATATAGCAGAGGGGTTGGAGGAGAATGAGAACGGACTTATTGAGGAAGGCGCGCTGAAATACTTCAGCATACTGAAGAACCGGATAGAAAGATTAAACAATTATGTACTGCATCTTAGGGATTATGTAACCCAAGTAAGGGAAGCATACCAGGCCCAGGTAGACATAAGTCTTAACCATATAATGAAGCTCTTTACAGTAATAACCGCAGTTTTCCTGCCTTTAACACTTATTGCCGGCTGGTACGGAATGAACTTCAAGCATATGCCGGAGCTTAACTGGATATATGGCTACCCCTTTGCCTTCGCCCTAAGTGCAGCAGTAGTAGCGATAAGCCTTGTGTATTTTAAGAAACATAAGTATATGTAAACTACCAAAATAAGAACAGCCATGTCTTAGCCACATATGAGTATACAGAAATTGATGGCACTAACTTACTGCGCCTTAGAAAAGTCTAACGCCTTCCAATATCCATCCGTGGACGTGGAAGGCTTGCTTCGGCGTCCTGCCTCGCATACGACTTTTCTAAGGCTTCGTTCATAAGTGTCATTGACAATTTCTGTATAAGAATACTTAGGCTATGACATGGCTGTTCTGCTAATTAGTTACTCAGTAGTGGAAAGCTATGTAACGAT
It encodes the following:
- a CDS encoding CorA family divalent cation transporter — encoded protein: MEVYRLKDNELVKANFEDISSDDKSKYWIIATPEELCENNGVFKFHNSTVEECMNSKQHPRLEVYDEFSFGVINIMDKDVTGADKFWLTARELNFYLTSKYLILVSKLPNRLIDNVKKEVFENANASNNYIVNFSKILYILMHRLTSMDNIILKELESRIALLEEQVMEEVRRDYTKEIIELRKQLLFLKRYYEPLLDIAEGLEENENGLIEEGALKYFSILKNRIERLNNYVLHLRDYVTQVREAYQAQVDISLNHIMKLFTVITAVFLPLTLIAGWYGMNFKHMPELNWIYGYPFAFALSAAVVAISLVYFKKHKYM